A portion of the Chitinophagales bacterium genome contains these proteins:
- a CDS encoding YkgJ family cysteine cluster protein has product MNPDYLKLINAAKSKKKENKKFLKRLKLRPPRNLDEITNNLHDHAFEHIDCLKCANCCKTTGPRLVNRDIDRLANHFHIRPSEFTEKFLRTDEDSDYVFKTMPCPFSKEDNYCSVYENRPNACQQYPHTQQKNIVQKLGITYLNSMICPAVAEVIEGLKDIFNN; this is encoded by the coding sequence ATGAACCCTGATTATCTCAAACTGATAAATGCAGCTAAAAGCAAAAAAAAGGAGAATAAAAAATTTTTGAAAAGATTAAAACTCCGCCCTCCCCGTAACCTGGATGAGATCACTAATAACCTTCATGATCATGCCTTCGAACATATTGATTGCCTTAAGTGTGCAAACTGCTGTAAAACTACCGGTCCGCGTTTGGTAAACCGCGATATTGACCGGCTTGCAAACCATTTTCACATACGGCCTTCCGAATTCACGGAAAAATTCCTGCGAACAGATGAAGACAGCGATTATGTTTTCAAAACAATGCCATGCCCTTTTTCTAAAGAAGATAACTACTGCTCGGTATACGAAAATCGCCCCAATGCTTGTCAGCAATATCCTCACACCCAACAAAAAAATATCGTTCAAAAGCTGGGTATCACCTATTTAAACTCCATGATATGTCCCGCAGTTGCAGAGGTGATAGAAGGTCTTAAGGATATCTTTAATAATTAG
- a CDS encoding DUF1328 domain-containing protein → MLKWAAIFLVIAIVAGIFGFTGVEQGAASIAKVLFFVFIVLFLGVLLLGGTLFKKK, encoded by the coding sequence ATGCTTAAATGGGCCGCTATTTTTCTCGTAATTGCAATTGTTGCCGGAATTTTTGGATTTACCGGGGTTGAACAAGGAGCAGCATCTATCGCTAAAGTGCTATTCTTTGTATTCATAGTGCTTTTCCTGGGTGTTTTATTATTAGGAGGAACTCTGTTTAAGAAAAAATAA
- a CDS encoding T9SS type A sorting domain-containing protein yields MRDGGYLIAAASYDPYNFLSPSMYMIRTNLNGDTLWTKNIRKDEIGLEPIQMRKVSDNRIIIGGNTDCNNGLCHNFFLCLMDTLADTIWIKTYIPTPYHYSIFSDVIISNDKGFLAVGDAAVTDTCSLLIADYGTKAEILKTDPDGNLNWQITTGGDTATFTGAVSAIQTIDGNFMIAGYTSVYDQFEVHDAYLASISESGIVQWEKIYGTFGVYDGLRTIINTSDNNFLAGGYKQDSNHFWKQWIIDVNGNGDEKWDKTFGIDSQQNASLWKTQITYDSQLVYIGGQSHFGLNIEGTIMKISVAGDLLWSNTYRYPNDSYDDYFYDFTQTKDSGFIIVGTCHPYTQDVWLLKLDEYGCLLPGCQLSTGIADIVDNDVPFLINPNPASDYFIVQRSQISKSSVSIAIYDALGRSVQSKSFPSEEHTIRFNTGNWLEGMYLVQMKKGDEQWIKKIMIVH; encoded by the coding sequence ATGAGAGATGGTGGATATCTAATAGCGGCTGCCTCTTACGATCCTTACAATTTTCTTTCTCCTTCTATGTATATGATAAGAACTAATCTGAATGGAGATACTCTTTGGACAAAAAATATTCGTAAAGATGAAATAGGTTTGGAACCAATACAAATGAGAAAGGTATCAGATAACCGTATAATTATCGGGGGTAACACGGATTGCAATAATGGATTGTGCCATAATTTCTTTCTATGTCTTATGGATACATTAGCTGATACAATATGGATAAAAACATATATACCGACACCATACCACTATTCTATTTTTAGCGATGTAATAATATCAAACGACAAAGGTTTTCTTGCTGTCGGAGATGCAGCTGTTACCGATACTTGTTCCTTACTAATTGCTGATTATGGCACTAAGGCTGAAATATTAAAAACCGATCCTGATGGAAACTTAAACTGGCAAATCACCACTGGTGGAGATACGGCTACTTTTACTGGTGCAGTTTCAGCCATTCAAACTATTGATGGTAATTTCATGATTGCGGGTTATACCTCGGTTTACGATCAATTTGAAGTACATGATGCATATCTCGCAAGCATTAGTGAAAGTGGCATAGTACAATGGGAAAAAATATACGGCACATTTGGTGTTTATGATGGTTTACGTACAATTATTAATACATCAGATAACAATTTTTTAGCTGGTGGCTACAAGCAAGATTCCAACCACTTTTGGAAGCAGTGGATTATAGATGTAAATGGAAATGGAGATGAAAAATGGGATAAAACCTTTGGAATTGATTCCCAACAAAATGCAAGTCTTTGGAAAACTCAAATAACCTATGATAGTCAATTAGTGTATATAGGAGGTCAAAGCCATTTTGGGTTGAATATCGAAGGTACTATCATGAAAATTTCCGTAGCTGGAGATCTTCTTTGGTCTAATACCTATCGTTATCCAAATGATTCTTATGATGATTATTTTTACGATTTTACGCAAACGAAGGATAGCGGTTTTATAATTGTTGGTACATGCCATCCTTATACACAGGATGTTTGGCTACTAAAGTTAGATGAATATGGATGTCTTCTTCCCGGCTGCCAGTTAAGTACCGGTATTGCAGATATAGTAGATAATGATGTACCATTTCTTATTAATCCCAACCCCGCAAGCGATTACTTCATTGTTCAAAGAAGTCAAATATCTAAATCTTCTGTGAGTATAGCTATATATGATGCCCTCGGCAGATCTGTTCAAAGTAAAAGTTTCCCATCCGAAGAACATACCATCCGCTTCAACACCGGCAATTGGCTAGAAGGAATGTATTTGGTACAGATGAAGAAGGGTGATGAGCAGTGGATTAAAAAAATTATGATTGTTCACTAA
- a CDS encoding endonuclease, with amino-acid sequence MEGPSLIILKEEVQSFIGKKIEKIGGNSKTDKERLINQKILDFKTWGKHFIICFKDFSVRIHFLMFGSYRINEKKEMPARLSLQFKKGELNFYTCSVLIIDEDINEVYDWEADVLSDAWNPKKAIASLKRLEEIMVCDVLLNQEIFAGVGNIIKNEVLFRIKIHPKSLVKSLSSAKLKELVKEARNYSFNFYKWKKVYQLRKHWLIYKKKKCPRCNIPVIMEHTGKVKRLSFFCNNCQVLNN; translated from the coding sequence ATGGAAGGACCATCGCTGATAATTTTAAAAGAAGAAGTACAATCATTTATCGGAAAAAAAATCGAAAAAATTGGAGGCAACTCCAAAACGGATAAAGAGAGATTGATTAATCAAAAAATTCTGGATTTTAAAACCTGGGGCAAACATTTTATTATTTGTTTTAAAGATTTTTCAGTTCGTATTCATTTCCTGATGTTTGGCAGCTACCGGATAAATGAGAAAAAAGAAATGCCCGCTCGCCTATCTCTTCAATTCAAAAAAGGAGAGCTGAATTTTTATACCTGCTCTGTTTTAATTATAGATGAAGATATTAACGAGGTTTATGACTGGGAAGCAGATGTTCTGTCGGATGCATGGAATCCAAAAAAAGCCATTGCATCCTTAAAAAGATTAGAGGAAATTATGGTGTGCGATGTATTGCTTAACCAGGAAATTTTTGCCGGAGTTGGTAACATTATAAAAAATGAGGTTTTATTTAGAATAAAAATCCATCCTAAAAGCCTGGTAAAAAGCCTATCAAGTGCCAAATTAAAAGAGTTAGTAAAAGAAGCCCGTAACTACAGCTTCAATTTTTATAAATGGAAAAAAGTTTACCAATTGCGAAAGCACTGGCTGATCTATAAGAAAAAAAAATGCCCCCGATGTAATATTCCCGTGATCATGGAACACACCGGAAAAGTAAAAAGACTCAGTTTCTTTTGCAACAATTGTCAGGTTTTAAATAACTAA
- a CDS encoding dephospho-CoA kinase, protein MQTVGVTGGIGSGKSTVCHIFEQLEIPVFYADYESKNILQTDPQIREQIRRFFGSEIYDGVILNRKKLASIVFNDPDKLKLLNSIAHPAVLRKFRLWLKEQLNVPYLIMEAALIFESELDVILDKIIVITAPEVIRIKRIMHRDNILAADVTKRINQQWGEEQKTKLADFVISNDEIQLLIPQVLSIHTKILKDKQPSKRNYY, encoded by the coding sequence ATGCAGACAGTCGGCGTTACCGGTGGCATTGGCTCAGGAAAATCAACGGTTTGCCACATTTTCGAACAATTGGAAATTCCGGTTTTCTATGCTGACTACGAATCAAAGAATATTCTCCAAACGGATCCTCAAATCAGAGAACAAATAAGGCGATTTTTTGGAAGTGAAATCTACGATGGAGTAATATTAAATCGAAAAAAATTAGCATCTATTGTTTTTAATGATCCTGATAAGCTTAAGCTTTTAAACAGTATTGCTCACCCAGCGGTATTACGGAAATTCAGGCTGTGGCTAAAAGAGCAATTAAACGTTCCATACCTTATAATGGAAGCTGCCCTCATCTTTGAGTCGGAGCTGGACGTAATTCTTGATAAGATCATAGTAATAACGGCTCCTGAAGTTATCCGTATTAAAAGAATAATGCACCGTGATAACATTCTTGCAGCTGATGTTACTAAACGGATAAATCAGCAATGGGGTGAGGAACAAAAAACAAAACTTGCAGATTTTGTTATTTCTAATGACGAAATACAGCTTCTCATTCCACAGGTGCTCTCTATTCATACCAAGATTTTAAAAGATAAACAGCCTTCCAAAAGAAATTACTATTGA
- a CDS encoding FAD-dependent monooxygenase — translation MIKEIKITVRPEQAQDSKELERIILEKVKDHSIVYKGFRILRRSIDARKQNVLIHLCLEIFFGEDPEISENNFVHFQKASSRSPVIIVGAGPAGLFAALKLLENGVRPIIIERGKKGKDRRRDIASISKHHVVNPDSNYCFGEGGAGTYSDGKLYTRSTKKGNVKEILQLFVQHGAGEEILIDAHPHIGTNKLPRIIENIRDTILNHGGEICFETKLKDFLIQNSRIKGVITESIANGGLKEFVGDHLILATGHSARDIFELLSRKNITIEPKPFAMGVRVEHAQELIDGIQYHCRSKEEVQKQRKFLPPSAYNLVTQVTGRGVYSFCMCPGGIIAPCATSAEEIVVNGWSPSKRNNPFANSGIVVETADQDLKKYKAHGPLAGMFYQQSLEKTAWEAGGKRQTAPAQRLMDFVQGKFSQTLPQTSYQPGIKSVLLQEMLPEAISTRLQKAFLEFGEKMRGYLTNEAVIHAVESRTSSPVRIPRDKETFEHILVKGLYPVGEGAGYAGGIISAAMDGQKAAEKISEKINLLRK, via the coding sequence GTGATAAAAGAGATAAAAATTACGGTTAGGCCGGAGCAGGCACAGGATAGCAAGGAATTGGAAAGAATTATTCTTGAAAAAGTAAAGGACCACTCAATTGTATATAAAGGATTCCGTATTCTCCGTCGATCTATTGATGCACGAAAACAAAATGTTTTAATACACCTCTGTTTAGAAATATTCTTCGGTGAAGACCCGGAAATTTCAGAAAACAATTTTGTACATTTTCAAAAAGCATCTTCGCGTTCCCCGGTAATTATTGTCGGAGCCGGTCCCGCCGGGTTATTTGCTGCTTTAAAACTTTTAGAGAATGGAGTTAGACCGATAATAATTGAGCGTGGAAAGAAAGGTAAAGACCGAAGGCGGGACATTGCATCGATTAGCAAACATCATGTTGTTAACCCGGATTCAAATTATTGCTTTGGAGAAGGAGGCGCTGGAACCTATTCTGATGGTAAGCTCTATACCAGGAGCACCAAGAAGGGAAATGTGAAAGAGATCCTGCAGCTGTTTGTACAGCATGGTGCCGGAGAAGAAATTCTTATTGATGCGCATCCGCACATTGGCACCAACAAGCTGCCCCGCATCATTGAAAACATCCGAGATACTATTTTGAACCATGGAGGCGAAATATGCTTTGAAACAAAACTTAAAGATTTTTTAATTCAAAATTCCCGGATAAAAGGGGTTATTACGGAATCCATTGCGAATGGAGGACTAAAGGAATTTGTAGGGGATCATTTGATTCTTGCAACCGGTCATTCTGCACGGGATATTTTTGAATTGCTAAGTAGAAAAAATATAACCATAGAACCGAAGCCTTTCGCCATGGGAGTGCGGGTGGAACATGCGCAGGAATTGATCGATGGAATTCAATACCATTGTCGCAGTAAAGAAGAGGTGCAAAAGCAAAGAAAGTTCCTACCCCCTTCCGCTTATAACCTGGTAACTCAGGTAACGGGTCGCGGCGTTTATTCTTTTTGCATGTGCCCGGGTGGAATCATAGCACCCTGTGCTACATCTGCAGAAGAAATAGTGGTGAACGGATGGTCGCCCTCGAAAAGAAATAACCCTTTTGCAAATTCAGGCATCGTGGTGGAAACGGCGGATCAGGATTTAAAAAAGTATAAAGCACACGGGCCGCTTGCCGGGATGTTTTACCAGCAATCTTTGGAAAAAACAGCCTGGGAAGCAGGCGGAAAAAGACAAACGGCACCGGCACAAAGATTAATGGATTTTGTTCAGGGAAAATTTTCTCAAACACTGCCGCAGACTTCTTATCAGCCGGGAATAAAATCAGTCCTGCTGCAGGAGATGCTTCCGGAAGCAATATCTACACGGTTACAAAAAGCTTTTCTGGAATTCGGGGAAAAAATGAGAGGATATCTGACTAATGAGGCGGTGATCCATGCTGTAGAATCACGGACCTCCTCACCGGTCAGAATACCGCGTGATAAAGAAACCTTTGAGCACATACTGGTAAAAGGGTTATATCCGGTAGGAGAGGGCGCAGGTTATGCGGGAGGGATTATTTCTGCAGCAATGGATGGGCAAAAGGCGGCGGAGAAGATTTCTGAAAAGATCAACCTTTTAAGGAAATAA
- the yajC gene encoding preprotein translocase subunit YajC: MAPMGGSSSGTSNYSTIIFMAALFGVMYFFMIRPQAKKAKDQKSFIESLQKGDKIVTVAGMHGRIRNINNDGTLEVEIDSNTKIMMERSGISMEYTKAVQNQSQPVSQK, from the coding sequence ATGGCTCCGATGGGTGGCTCCAGTTCCGGAACCAGTAATTATTCCACTATAATTTTTATGGCAGCTCTTTTTGGAGTAATGTACTTTTTTATGATCCGGCCACAGGCTAAAAAAGCTAAAGACCAAAAAAGCTTTATTGAAAGTCTTCAAAAAGGGGATAAAATCGTAACCGTTGCAGGCATGCACGGAAGGATAAGAAATATTAATAATGATGGGACCCTTGAAGTAGAGATAGATTCCAACACTAAAATTATGATGGAGCGTTCAGGCATATCTATGGAATATACAAAAGCTGTCCAGAACCAATCACAGCCAGTGAGTCAGAAATAA
- a CDS encoding DUF1573 domain-containing protein — translation MISCLLLFPFYLCTAFDLIVEQNFFFITVFFLFISCKQTAENSKEPLSGDLIHNPATISGIEENKKIAELTFENLSHDFGKLTEGSKGEYDFKFKNTGNVPLLISDVQATCGCTTPYWPKRLIFPDSSEKIRVVYDSKNRVGQFSKDIVVTANTYPNTTTLTISGVVFEK, via the coding sequence TTGATTTCCTGCCTTCTCCTCTTTCCTTTTTATCTTTGCACAGCATTTGATCTTATTGTGGAGCAAAACTTCTTTTTTATCACTGTATTCTTTTTATTTATTTCCTGTAAACAAACTGCAGAGAATAGTAAAGAACCATTAAGTGGCGATCTCATTCATAATCCAGCCACTATTTCCGGAATTGAAGAAAATAAAAAAATTGCAGAATTAACGTTTGAAAACCTAAGTCATGATTTCGGAAAATTAACTGAAGGAAGTAAAGGGGAATATGACTTTAAATTTAAAAATACAGGGAATGTGCCACTTTTAATAAGCGATGTACAAGCTACCTGTGGCTGCACGACTCCCTATTGGCCTAAGAGATTGATATTTCCTGATAGCAGTGAGAAAATAAGGGTAGTTTATGACAGTAAAAATCGGGTTGGACAATTTTCTAAAGATATCGTGGTAACCGCTAATACGTACCCTAATACAACCACGCTTACTATTTCAGGTGTAGTCTTTGAAAAATAA
- the pgi gene encoding glucose-6-phosphate isomerase: MFPKIDPKQTQAWKALTDHHQEIKNIHMRDLFKDDPDRFSQFSVKVKDILFDYSKNILKSKTLSLLFKLANECELQSGIKAMFSGEPINATEKRSVLHTALRNFSGNPVYSEGKDVMPEVKKVLEQMKAFCQKIHTGNWKGFTGKKIKYIVNIGIGGSDLGPVMVTEALRPYWLQDMNAYFVSNVDGTHIAETLKKVTPDETLFLIASKTFTTQETMTNAHTARAWFLKSAKAEIHIAKHFVALSTNENEVIKFGIDPQNMFQFWDWVGGRYSLWSAIGLSIALTIGYDNFEDLLKGGYETDIHFRETPLGKNIPVIMALVGIWYTNFFGSQTEAILPYDQYMHRFPAYFQQGNMESNGKSVDRNGKKVNYQTGPIIWGEPGTNGQHAFYQLIHQGTLLIPCDFIAPAISHNPIGDHHLKLLSNFFAQTEALMNGKMIDDVNKELVNLHITEPETIAPYKVFDGNRPTNSILLKEITPFNLGRLIAFYEHKIFVQGVIWNIYSFDQWGVELGKQLAGNILKDLEDDSTVTSHDSSSNGLINTYKKLRA, encoded by the coding sequence ATGTTTCCGAAAATTGATCCTAAGCAAACTCAGGCCTGGAAAGCTTTAACTGATCACCATCAGGAGATTAAAAATATTCACATGCGGGATCTTTTTAAGGATGATCCCGATAGGTTCAGCCAGTTTTCCGTAAAGGTGAAAGATATTCTTTTCGATTATTCTAAAAATATTCTGAAATCCAAAACTTTATCACTTCTATTCAAATTGGCCAATGAATGTGAATTACAGTCTGGCATAAAAGCCATGTTTTCAGGTGAGCCTATCAATGCAACAGAGAAGCGCTCAGTTTTACATACAGCATTAAGAAATTTCTCTGGTAATCCGGTTTATTCTGAAGGAAAGGATGTAATGCCTGAGGTGAAAAAAGTTCTTGAACAAATGAAAGCATTTTGCCAAAAGATACATACGGGGAATTGGAAAGGGTTTACCGGTAAAAAGATAAAATACATTGTAAATATTGGAATAGGTGGAAGCGATCTGGGGCCGGTTATGGTAACGGAAGCGCTTCGGCCATATTGGTTGCAGGATATGAACGCATATTTTGTCTCAAATGTAGATGGAACCCACATCGCAGAGACATTAAAAAAAGTAACTCCGGATGAAACACTTTTTTTAATTGCATCTAAAACTTTCACAACTCAGGAAACCATGACCAATGCGCACACTGCACGTGCATGGTTTCTGAAATCTGCCAAAGCTGAAATACATATAGCAAAACATTTTGTTGCTCTTTCGACTAATGAAAACGAAGTGATAAAATTTGGAATTGATCCTCAGAATATGTTTCAGTTCTGGGATTGGGTTGGAGGAAGGTACAGCTTGTGGAGCGCGATTGGTTTATCCATCGCCCTTACGATCGGTTACGACAATTTTGAAGATCTTTTAAAAGGTGGGTACGAAACCGATATTCACTTTAGGGAAACCCCTTTAGGGAAAAACATACCCGTGATAATGGCGCTTGTTGGAATTTGGTACACAAATTTTTTCGGCTCTCAAACAGAAGCTATTCTTCCATATGATCAATACATGCATCGCTTTCCAGCCTATTTTCAACAAGGCAATATGGAGAGCAATGGAAAGTCAGTTGATCGCAATGGCAAAAAGGTAAATTATCAAACAGGCCCTATAATCTGGGGAGAACCAGGCACCAACGGGCAGCATGCTTTTTATCAGCTGATCCACCAGGGAACCTTATTAATTCCATGTGATTTTATTGCGCCCGCCATCAGCCACAATCCAATAGGTGACCATCATTTAAAATTGCTTTCTAATTTTTTTGCCCAGACTGAAGCACTGATGAATGGCAAAATGATAGATGATGTAAATAAGGAATTAGTTAACCTTCATATAACAGAACCGGAAACCATTGCACCCTATAAAGTTTTTGACGGGAACCGGCCAACCAATTCTATCTTGTTAAAGGAGATTACCCCATTTAACCTGGGCAGGCTGATTGCTTTTTATGAGCATAAGATTTTTGTGCAGGGTGTGATTTGGAATATTTACAGTTTCGATCAATGGGGCGTGGAGCTTGGTAAGCAGCTGGCCGGTAACATTTTAAAAGATCTGGAGGATGATTCAACTGTCACCTCTCATGATTCATCTTCCAATGGCCTGATTAATACCTATAAAAAACTGAGAGCCTGA
- a CDS encoding NAD(P)H-dependent oxidoreductase produces MEENKNYHIIAISGSLREESYNTMALKTAQKVAPPNIIVEQISIKEVPFYNEDLYKKDFPPLVNELVAKIKSADGVLIVSPEYNYSIPGVLKNAIDMFSRHPDKPFDSKAVAIMGASTGLFGTARMQYHLRQVMVFLNAWTVNRPEIMIGQAKDKFDANGNLTDSKATEMIRQLLISLAGLSELISKK; encoded by the coding sequence ATGGAGGAGAACAAAAATTATCACATCATTGCTATCTCCGGTAGCTTACGTGAAGAATCTTATAATACTATGGCATTAAAGACAGCGCAGAAGGTAGCACCGCCAAATATTATTGTTGAGCAAATAAGCATTAAAGAGGTGCCATTTTATAATGAAGATCTTTATAAAAAAGATTTTCCTCCTTTAGTAAATGAGCTCGTTGCAAAAATTAAATCAGCAGATGGCGTACTGATCGTTTCACCTGAATATAATTATTCAATACCGGGAGTATTGAAAAACGCAATAGATATGTTTTCCAGGCATCCTGATAAGCCATTTGATAGTAAAGCGGTTGCTATTATGGGAGCAAGTACAGGCTTATTTGGTACTGCCCGCATGCAATATCATTTAAGGCAGGTAATGGTATTTCTCAACGCCTGGACAGTTAATCGCCCTGAAATAATGATTGGTCAGGCAAAGGATAAGTTTGATGCCAACGGCAATCTTACCGATTCAAAGGCAACTGAGATGATCCGTCAGTTGCTGATTTCTTTAGCGGGGCTGAGTGAACTCATATCAAAAAAATAA
- a CDS encoding PorT family protein — MNPKSIFCIAALCLLLTNCVFAQYISIGPTIGLHHSWVTVSLADDDKRIIFPRFDIGGSVVYSDKSHIGFGADVLYNQQGSGIKYNGDKFRFKTSYLQIPLRIIYFLGEYGQNMRPKIFLGPTLGFLLSAKSEGFDVKDQTKSFDAGLHVGAGLNFKVASGIWLNTDITYSQGFIDVTKDVAGNSDNNLNGSVGINVGLLWGK, encoded by the coding sequence ATGAACCCAAAATCCATTTTCTGCATTGCTGCACTTTGTTTGTTACTCACTAATTGTGTATTTGCTCAATACATTTCCATTGGACCGACAATAGGGCTCCACCATTCCTGGGTAACCGTAAGCCTGGCTGATGATGACAAACGAATTATCTTTCCAAGATTCGATATAGGAGGCTCTGTTGTTTATTCAGACAAATCTCATATTGGTTTTGGCGCCGATGTGCTTTATAACCAACAGGGATCAGGAATTAAATATAATGGGGATAAATTCCGCTTTAAGACCAGTTACCTCCAAATTCCACTGCGGATAATTTATTTTTTGGGCGAATATGGGCAGAATATGCGTCCCAAAATATTTCTTGGCCCTACCCTGGGATTTCTTCTTTCAGCGAAGTCAGAAGGCTTTGATGTTAAGGATCAGACCAAAAGTTTTGATGCCGGACTTCACGTTGGAGCTGGTTTAAACTTTAAGGTTGCCAGTGGTATTTGGCTCAATACGGATATTACCTATTCACAGGGATTCATTGATGTTACGAAAGATGTTGCAGGCAACAGTGATAACAATCTTAATGGATCTGTAGGAATAAATGTTGGATTACTCTGGGGAAAATAG